A window of the Acidithiobacillus thiooxidans ATCC 19377 genome harbors these coding sequences:
- a CDS encoding ATP-dependent helicase, with the protein MRLNPEQQLAVQQKGHVLLLAGAGSGKTLVLAHRAASLLQSDHGDLVAVTFTHDSAEELKRRILKMSPGHEKRIRTGTFHSLAMHQLRSVGMDIKLLNKGDRIRLISHAMSKTEEELSFEDMDKIIDKAKSDLSHRDYDGPGYKTFHAYQDLLQNDKRMDFADLISKAVDGMQDGSIPPLSMRWMLGDEFQDVDLAQYTWIMLHHELTGAELTMVGDDDQSIYAFRHALGYTGMEKLRSDVRAQILHLSRNYRCAPEILTPAARLIQHNRYRAEKQIIPAAEQGGHIECLFPRDREEESAWFSTRRREEPVGWAVLARTNRLLDVMEMELQQHGIPYFRDTDDDFWETKNPRAVLSLLTGIVNGARALAMPRGKNSHSLLKSTAISNRFAAYRRDMFFGCRSALFLCGWKADTTDALLKQLEPVPMRDWKPILDRFAEQWHQTEQKKSPRLSSGLNFMENLQGWCTVSVQDPILLIEGIKRWNQKLIPSVAENCDVALTAIQRLRGTLAQRIQFVEGLAKKKNEPPQLGPETVFLTTMHGSKGLEWPNVWIIGAEEGVAPHIDGELEEERRLFYVAMTRAKRQLIISAVREGSPSPFLYEAQMYDA; encoded by the coding sequence ATGCGTCTGAATCCAGAACAACAGCTGGCGGTTCAGCAAAAGGGGCATGTGCTCCTGCTGGCCGGTGCGGGTTCAGGGAAAACCCTGGTACTGGCGCATCGGGCCGCCTCCCTGCTCCAATCCGATCACGGCGACCTCGTTGCGGTGACCTTTACCCATGATAGTGCGGAGGAACTCAAACGCCGCATTCTCAAAATGTCCCCAGGACACGAAAAACGGATCCGGACAGGGACCTTTCATTCCCTGGCCATGCACCAGTTACGCAGTGTGGGCATGGACATTAAGTTGCTCAATAAAGGTGACCGCATCCGGCTCATATCACATGCGATGTCCAAAACAGAAGAAGAGCTCAGCTTCGAAGATATGGACAAAATTATCGACAAGGCCAAGAGCGATTTATCCCATCGGGATTATGATGGCCCCGGCTATAAAACCTTTCATGCGTACCAGGACTTGCTTCAGAACGATAAACGCATGGACTTCGCAGATCTCATCTCCAAAGCTGTGGATGGCATGCAGGACGGGTCCATTCCACCACTTTCCATGCGCTGGATGTTAGGGGATGAATTTCAGGATGTGGATCTGGCGCAATATACCTGGATCATGCTGCACCACGAATTGACCGGTGCTGAACTCACTATGGTCGGTGATGACGACCAAAGCATTTACGCATTCCGGCATGCTTTGGGGTACACGGGCATGGAGAAATTGCGTTCAGACGTCCGTGCCCAGATTCTGCACCTGTCGCGTAACTATCGTTGTGCGCCAGAAATCCTCACCCCTGCTGCAAGGCTCATTCAGCATAATCGTTACCGCGCTGAAAAACAGATTATCCCCGCCGCTGAGCAAGGCGGCCATATCGAATGCCTGTTCCCCCGCGACCGCGAAGAAGAAAGCGCCTGGTTTTCAACGCGGCGACGTGAGGAACCTGTGGGATGGGCTGTTTTAGCCCGCACCAACCGCTTGCTGGACGTCATGGAAATGGAACTCCAACAACATGGCATTCCCTATTTCAGAGATACCGATGATGACTTTTGGGAAACCAAGAACCCCCGAGCGGTCTTAAGCCTGCTCACCGGCATCGTCAATGGTGCCCGTGCCCTGGCAATGCCCAGAGGGAAAAATAGTCACAGCCTGCTCAAAAGTACGGCCATCAGTAACCGTTTTGCCGCCTACCGCCGCGATATGTTTTTTGGTTGCCGGTCCGCCCTGTTTTTATGTGGCTGGAAAGCAGACACGACGGACGCCTTGCTCAAGCAACTGGAACCGGTCCCCATGCGTGACTGGAAGCCCATACTGGACAGATTTGCAGAACAGTGGCATCAGACCGAACAAAAGAAATCCCCGCGCCTCTCCAGCGGCTTAAACTTCATGGAAAATTTACAGGGCTGGTGCACCGTATCCGTTCAGGACCCCATACTGCTCATCGAAGGCATCAAGCGCTGGAATCAAAAATTAATCCCTTCAGTCGCCGAGAATTGCGACGTTGCCTTAACGGCCATCCAGCGTTTGCGTGGGACGTTGGCCCAGCGTATCCAATTTGTGGAAGGGCTGGCCAAAAAGAAAAATGAACCGCCCCAACTCGGGCCAGAAACCGTCTTCCTGACCACCATGCACGGATCAAAAGGTCTGGAATGGCCGAATGTCTGGATTATTGGGGCCGAGGAAGGCGTGGCACCCCATATTGACGGCGAACTGGAAGAAGAACGTCGTCTCTTTTACGTCGCCATGACCCGCGCCAAACGTCAACTCATTATTTCCGCTGTCCGTGAAGGCAGCCCTTCTCCCTTCCTGTATGAAGCGCAAATGTATGACGCCTGA